Proteins from one Cryptomeria japonica chromosome 4, Sugi_1.0, whole genome shotgun sequence genomic window:
- the LOC131079267 gene encoding bidirectional sugar transporter SWEET5-like, which produces MMVCGAGNITSLALLLSPMTTFWEIYKLKSTQEYSGLIYVCTLFNCCLWVLYGAPFVKPHSTLLLTINGAGLFLEIFYLLSSLTFAPKQKKMKTVRLAVAMMVAFVMVVAVTIYALHTYNVRQLLVGTLGVILSIVMYASPLSVVGDVMRTKSVKYMPFLVSLFSTLNALVWSVYSVIAKDIFIAKLGAYFTYIY; this is translated from the exons ATGATGGTCTGCGGTGCAGGAAATATAACTTCACTTGCACTTTTGCTGTCACCTAT GACAACATTCTGGGAGATATACAAGCTTAAGTCTACCCAAGAGTATTCTGGACTTATATATGTGTGTACCTTGTTTAACTGTTGTCTTTGGGTACTTTATGGAGCCCCATTTGTTAAACCCCACAGCACTTTGCTCCTCACGATCAACGGTGCAGGCTTATTTTTGGAGATATTTTATCTTCTGTCCTCTCTAACATTTGCCCCCAAGCAGAAGAAG ATGAAAACAGTGCGGTTAGCCGTTGCAATGATGGTTGCTTTTGTCATGGTGGTTGCGGTTACAATTTATGCACTGCACACATATAATGTCAGGCAGTTACTGGTTGGCACTTTAGGTGTGATCCTTTCCATTGTTATGTATGCCTCTCCATTATCTGTCGTG GGAGATGTTATGAGAACCAAAAGTGTTAAGTACATGCCATTTTTGGTCTCTCTCTTCAGTACTCTAAATGCACTTGTCTGGTCTGTATACTCTGTAATAGCCAAGGATATCTTTATAGCT AAGCTCGGAGCCTATTTTACCTATATCTACTGA
- the LOC131079266 gene encoding cell division cycle 20.2, cofactor of APC complex isoform X2, which yields MKKAFGSPQTPSISTLSRRPKITRPLRKQLATPIQNGDRFIANRSSIDFDWARYLVNKSNIIGNKASMEEYDREPTASLVMDSSKMSRILSFSRKPSGQGLQSIYSEAPSVDTRVRTSRSQSRYIPQHAGRTVNAPDLVDDNHLNLLDWSDSNILSIALGNAVYLWEANTRTTSELLTVDNDVGPIGSVNWAPDGKHIAIGLTSSAVQIWDSTCNRQVAGRRTSGVYGISTEKSSAVFDIYGLFLLFGVLNEEYYRTDITFMGIIKRRLGIGSSPPDCRSR from the exons ATGAAGAAGGCTTTTGGGTCACCTCAAACACCAAGCATCAGTACTCTTTCCAGAAGGCCTAAGATCACACGCCCTCTGCGAAAGCAATTGGCAACTCCAATACAAAAT GGGGACAGGTTTATTGCTAACAGAAGTTCCATAGATTTTGATTGGGCTCGGTATCTGGTAAATAAAAGCAATATCATTGGAAATAAAGCCTCCATGGAAGAATATGACAGGGAGCCAACAGCTAGTTTGGTGATGGATTCTAGTAAGATGTCAAGAATTTTGAGCTTTAGTAGAAAGCCCTCTGGACAGGGCTTGCAATCCATCTACTCCGAAGCTCCTTCTGTTGATACTAGAGTCAGAACTAGCAGATCACAGAGCCGCTACATACCTCAA CATGCAGGGAGGACTGTGAATGCCCCAGATCTTGTTGATGATAATCATTTGAATCTGCTGGATTGGAGTGACAGCAATATTTTGTCTATAGCACTTGGCAATGCAGTTTACTTATGGGAAGCAAACACAAGAACTACTTCTGAGCTATTGACAGTAGATAATGATGTTGGTCCAATAGGCAGTGTCAATTGGGCACCTGATGGAAAACACATTGCCATTGGATTGACTAGTTCTGCTGTACAGATATGGGACTCTACGTGCAATCGACAG GTTGCAGGGAGGAGGACATCTGGAGTTTATGGAATCAGTACAGAAAAGAGCTCTGCAGTTTTTGATATTTATGGGCTGTTTTTGCTGTTTGGTGTTCTCAATGAGGAATATTATAGGACAGATATAACATTTATGGGCATCATCAAGAGAAGGTTGGGTATAGGATCTTCACCACCAGACTGCAGATCAAGATGA
- the LOC131079266 gene encoding cell division cycle 20.2, cofactor of APC complex isoform X3 — translation MKKAFGSPQTPSISTLSRRPKITRPLRKQLATPIQNGDRFIANRSSIDFDWARYLVNKSNIIGNKASMEEYDREPTASLVMDSSKMSRILSFSRKPSGQGLQSIYSEAPSVDTRVRTSRSQSRYIPQHAGRTVNAPDLVDDNHLNLLDWSDSNILSIALGNAVYLWEANTRTTSELLTVDNDVGPIGSVNWAPDGKHIAIGLTSSAVQIWDSTCNRQVNSSGSFLGIAKNTKKITQKSLTRLSFNIRPSEKYD, via the exons ATGAAGAAGGCTTTTGGGTCACCTCAAACACCAAGCATCAGTACTCTTTCCAGAAGGCCTAAGATCACACGCCCTCTGCGAAAGCAATTGGCAACTCCAATACAAAAT GGGGACAGGTTTATTGCTAACAGAAGTTCCATAGATTTTGATTGGGCTCGGTATCTGGTAAATAAAAGCAATATCATTGGAAATAAAGCCTCCATGGAAGAATATGACAGGGAGCCAACAGCTAGTTTGGTGATGGATTCTAGTAAGATGTCAAGAATTTTGAGCTTTAGTAGAAAGCCCTCTGGACAGGGCTTGCAATCCATCTACTCCGAAGCTCCTTCTGTTGATACTAGAGTCAGAACTAGCAGATCACAGAGCCGCTACATACCTCAA CATGCAGGGAGGACTGTGAATGCCCCAGATCTTGTTGATGATAATCATTTGAATCTGCTGGATTGGAGTGACAGCAATATTTTGTCTATAGCACTTGGCAATGCAGTTTACTTATGGGAAGCAAACACAAGAACTACTTCTGAGCTATTGACAGTAGATAATGATGTTGGTCCAATAGGCAGTGTCAATTGGGCACCTGATGGAAAACACATTGCCATTGGATTGACTAGTTCTGCTGTACAGATATGGGACTCTACGTGCAATCGACAG GTAAATTCTTCAGGTAGCTTCTTAGGGATTGCTAAGAATACTAAGAAGATAACACAAAAATCTCTGACAAGACTCTCATTCAACATCCGACCAAGTGAAAAATATGATTAG
- the LOC131079266 gene encoding cell division cycle 20.2, cofactor of APC complex isoform X4 gives MKKAFGSPQTPSISTLSRRPKITRPLRKQLATPIQNGDRFIANRSSIDFDWARYLVNKSNIIGNKASMEEYDREPTASLVMDSSKMSRILSFSRKPSGQGLQSIYSEAPSVDTRVRTSRSQSRYIPQHAGRTVNAPDLVDDNHLNLLDWSDSNILSIALGNAVYLWEANTRTTSELLTVDNDVGPIGSVNWAPDGKHIAIGLTSSAVQIWDSTCNRQR, from the exons ATGAAGAAGGCTTTTGGGTCACCTCAAACACCAAGCATCAGTACTCTTTCCAGAAGGCCTAAGATCACACGCCCTCTGCGAAAGCAATTGGCAACTCCAATACAAAAT GGGGACAGGTTTATTGCTAACAGAAGTTCCATAGATTTTGATTGGGCTCGGTATCTGGTAAATAAAAGCAATATCATTGGAAATAAAGCCTCCATGGAAGAATATGACAGGGAGCCAACAGCTAGTTTGGTGATGGATTCTAGTAAGATGTCAAGAATTTTGAGCTTTAGTAGAAAGCCCTCTGGACAGGGCTTGCAATCCATCTACTCCGAAGCTCCTTCTGTTGATACTAGAGTCAGAACTAGCAGATCACAGAGCCGCTACATACCTCAA CATGCAGGGAGGACTGTGAATGCCCCAGATCTTGTTGATGATAATCATTTGAATCTGCTGGATTGGAGTGACAGCAATATTTTGTCTATAGCACTTGGCAATGCAGTTTACTTATGGGAAGCAAACACAAGAACTACTTCTGAGCTATTGACAGTAGATAATGATGTTGGTCCAATAGGCAGTGTCAATTGGGCACCTGATGGAAAACACATTGCCATTGGATTGACTAGTTCTGCTGTACAGATATGGGACTCTACGTGCAATCGACAG AGGTGA
- the LOC131079266 gene encoding cell division cycle 20.2, cofactor of APC complex isoform X1: MKKAFGSPQTPSISTLSRRPKITRPLRKQLATPIQNGDRFIANRSSIDFDWARYLVNKSNIIGNKASMEEYDREPTASLVMDSSKMSRILSFSRKPSGQGLQSIYSEAPSVDTRVRTSRSQSRYIPQHAGRTVNAPDLVDDNHLNLLDWSDSNILSIALGNAVYLWEANTRTTSELLTVDNDVGPIGSVNWAPDGKHIAIGLTSSAVQIWDSTCNRQKVAGRRTSGVYGISTEKSSAVFDIYGLFLLFGVLNEEYYRTDITFMGIIKRRLGIGSSPPDCRSR, encoded by the exons ATGAAGAAGGCTTTTGGGTCACCTCAAACACCAAGCATCAGTACTCTTTCCAGAAGGCCTAAGATCACACGCCCTCTGCGAAAGCAATTGGCAACTCCAATACAAAAT GGGGACAGGTTTATTGCTAACAGAAGTTCCATAGATTTTGATTGGGCTCGGTATCTGGTAAATAAAAGCAATATCATTGGAAATAAAGCCTCCATGGAAGAATATGACAGGGAGCCAACAGCTAGTTTGGTGATGGATTCTAGTAAGATGTCAAGAATTTTGAGCTTTAGTAGAAAGCCCTCTGGACAGGGCTTGCAATCCATCTACTCCGAAGCTCCTTCTGTTGATACTAGAGTCAGAACTAGCAGATCACAGAGCCGCTACATACCTCAA CATGCAGGGAGGACTGTGAATGCCCCAGATCTTGTTGATGATAATCATTTGAATCTGCTGGATTGGAGTGACAGCAATATTTTGTCTATAGCACTTGGCAATGCAGTTTACTTATGGGAAGCAAACACAAGAACTACTTCTGAGCTATTGACAGTAGATAATGATGTTGGTCCAATAGGCAGTGTCAATTGGGCACCTGATGGAAAACACATTGCCATTGGATTGACTAGTTCTGCTGTACAGATATGGGACTCTACGTGCAATCGACAG AAGGTTGCAGGGAGGAGGACATCTGGAGTTTATGGAATCAGTACAGAAAAGAGCTCTGCAGTTTTTGATATTTATGGGCTGTTTTTGCTGTTTGGTGTTCTCAATGAGGAATATTATAGGACAGATATAACATTTATGGGCATCATCAAGAGAAGGTTGGGTATAGGATCTTCACCACCAGACTGCAGATCAAGATGA